A stretch of Henckelia pumila isolate YLH828 chromosome 4, ASM3356847v2, whole genome shotgun sequence DNA encodes these proteins:
- the LOC140866177 gene encoding uncharacterized protein isoform X1, with amino-acid sequence MGLGLGTAPVSSAPPIFKLQPPPPPPKAHSSVVQQSNLYPWRKMMQSFPMCKSNTFKVRCGQVKVEESLVDEACELVNGTELTIGNEADCIQAYLFTAVKNNNATGILLLSDIFGFEDSATRDFAYRVACNGYNVLVPDLFNGDPWRKDRPMALLEEWISKQEPRRVVKDVLTSAEWMVNEFATVGISNKLGIIGFCFGGGRVIDVLARDQGSYFGTGVSFYGTRIDSSVASNIKVPLLLIAGDNDALCPIDVLEEISKSNKGSKTVIFGGRGHGFGHRPQTPEEDADAEEAFMVMRNWLNDGLLVNN; translated from the exons ATGGGTTTGGGTTTGGGTACGGCTCCTGTTTCCTCTGCTCCACCGATTTTTAAGCTtcagccgccgccgccgcctccCAAAGCTCACT CTTCAGTTGTGCAGCAAAGCAATTTGTATCCATGGCGTAAGATGATGCAATCTTTTCCAATGTGTAAAAGCAATACGTTCAAAGTACGTTGCGGCCAAGTGAAAGTAGAAGAGAGCCTAGTGGATGAAGCCTGTGAACTAGTGAATGGAACAGAACTTACCATCGGAAATGAAGCAGATTGCATTCAAGCTTATCTTTTCACGGCGGTGAAGAACAATAACGCAACGGGGATTTTGCTCTTGTCTGACATTTTCGGCTTTGAAGACTCCGCCACCAGAGATTTCGCCTACCGCGTCGCCTGCAATGGCTACAA TGTTCTGGTTCCAGATTTGTTTAATGGGGATCCATGGAGAAAAGACAGGCCAATGGCTTTGTTAGAAGAATGGATATCTAAGCAGGAGCCACGGCGAGTAGTAAAAGATGTATTAACGTCTGCCGAATGGATGGTTAATGAATTTGCGACTGTTGGAATTTCAAACAAGCTTGGAATCATTGGTTTTTGCTTCGGAGGTGGCCGGGTTATCGATGTTCTAGCACGAGATCAGGGGTCTTATTTTGGAACCGGGGTCTCATTTTATGGCACGAGGATAGACTCTTCTGTTGCTAGCAATATAAAGGTTCCTCTGCTGTTGATTGCTGGTGACAATGATGCGCTTTGTCCCATTGATGTTTTGGAAGAAATTTCGAAGAGTAACAAGGGATCGAAGACGGTCATTTTTGGAGGAAGGGGTCACGGTTTTGGTCACAGGCCTCAGACACCTGAAGAAGATGCAGATGCAGAGGAAGCTTTTATGGTCATGAGAAATTGGCTTAATGATGGCTTGCTTGTAAATAACTGA
- the LOC140866177 gene encoding uncharacterized protein isoform X3 translates to MMQSFPMCKSNTFKVRCGQVKVEESLVDEACELVNGTELTIGNEADCIQAYLFTAVKNNNATGILLLSDIFGFEDSATRDFAYRVACNGYNVLVPDLFNGDPWRKDRPMALLEEWISKQEPRRVVKDVLTSAEWMVNEFATVGISNKLGIIGFCFGGGRVIDVLARDQGSYFGTGVSFYGTRIDSSVASNIKVPLLLIAGDNDALCPIDVLEEISKSNKGSKTVIFGGRGHGFGHRPQTPEEDADAEEAFMVMRNWLNDGLLVNN, encoded by the exons ATGATGCAATCTTTTCCAATGTGTAAAAGCAATACGTTCAAAGTACGTTGCGGCCAAGTGAAAGTAGAAGAGAGCCTAGTGGATGAAGCCTGTGAACTAGTGAATGGAACAGAACTTACCATCGGAAATGAAGCAGATTGCATTCAAGCTTATCTTTTCACGGCGGTGAAGAACAATAACGCAACGGGGATTTTGCTCTTGTCTGACATTTTCGGCTTTGAAGACTCCGCCACCAGAGATTTCGCCTACCGCGTCGCCTGCAATGGCTACAA TGTTCTGGTTCCAGATTTGTTTAATGGGGATCCATGGAGAAAAGACAGGCCAATGGCTTTGTTAGAAGAATGGATATCTAAGCAGGAGCCACGGCGAGTAGTAAAAGATGTATTAACGTCTGCCGAATGGATGGTTAATGAATTTGCGACTGTTGGAATTTCAAACAAGCTTGGAATCATTGGTTTTTGCTTCGGAGGTGGCCGGGTTATCGATGTTCTAGCACGAGATCAGGGGTCTTATTTTGGAACCGGGGTCTCATTTTATGGCACGAGGATAGACTCTTCTGTTGCTAGCAATATAAAGGTTCCTCTGCTGTTGATTGCTGGTGACAATGATGCGCTTTGTCCCATTGATGTTTTGGAAGAAATTTCGAAGAGTAACAAGGGATCGAAGACGGTCATTTTTGGAGGAAGGGGTCACGGTTTTGGTCACAGGCCTCAGACACCTGAAGAAGATGCAGATGCAGAGGAAGCTTTTATGGTCATGAGAAATTGGCTTAATGATGGCTTGCTTGTAAATAACTGA
- the LOC140866177 gene encoding uncharacterized protein isoform X2, with protein sequence MGLGLGTAPVSSAPPIFKLQPPPPPPKAHCHFPQSNLYPWRKMMQSFPMCKSNTFKVRCGQVKVEESLVDEACELVNGTELTIGNEADCIQAYLFTAVKNNNATGILLLSDIFGFEDSATRDFAYRVACNGYNVLVPDLFNGDPWRKDRPMALLEEWISKQEPRRVVKDVLTSAEWMVNEFATVGISNKLGIIGFCFGGGRVIDVLARDQGSYFGTGVSFYGTRIDSSVASNIKVPLLLIAGDNDALCPIDVLEEISKSNKGSKTVIFGGRGHGFGHRPQTPEEDADAEEAFMVMRNWLNDGLLVNN encoded by the exons ATGGGTTTGGGTTTGGGTACGGCTCCTGTTTCCTCTGCTCCACCGATTTTTAAGCTtcagccgccgccgccgcctccCAAAGCTCACTGTCACTTCCCT CAAAGCAATTTGTATCCATGGCGTAAGATGATGCAATCTTTTCCAATGTGTAAAAGCAATACGTTCAAAGTACGTTGCGGCCAAGTGAAAGTAGAAGAGAGCCTAGTGGATGAAGCCTGTGAACTAGTGAATGGAACAGAACTTACCATCGGAAATGAAGCAGATTGCATTCAAGCTTATCTTTTCACGGCGGTGAAGAACAATAACGCAACGGGGATTTTGCTCTTGTCTGACATTTTCGGCTTTGAAGACTCCGCCACCAGAGATTTCGCCTACCGCGTCGCCTGCAATGGCTACAA TGTTCTGGTTCCAGATTTGTTTAATGGGGATCCATGGAGAAAAGACAGGCCAATGGCTTTGTTAGAAGAATGGATATCTAAGCAGGAGCCACGGCGAGTAGTAAAAGATGTATTAACGTCTGCCGAATGGATGGTTAATGAATTTGCGACTGTTGGAATTTCAAACAAGCTTGGAATCATTGGTTTTTGCTTCGGAGGTGGCCGGGTTATCGATGTTCTAGCACGAGATCAGGGGTCTTATTTTGGAACCGGGGTCTCATTTTATGGCACGAGGATAGACTCTTCTGTTGCTAGCAATATAAAGGTTCCTCTGCTGTTGATTGCTGGTGACAATGATGCGCTTTGTCCCATTGATGTTTTGGAAGAAATTTCGAAGAGTAACAAGGGATCGAAGACGGTCATTTTTGGAGGAAGGGGTCACGGTTTTGGTCACAGGCCTCAGACACCTGAAGAAGATGCAGATGCAGAGGAAGCTTTTATGGTCATGAGAAATTGGCTTAATGATGGCTTGCTTGTAAATAACTGA